In a single window of the Montipora capricornis isolate CH-2021 chromosome 11, ASM3666992v2, whole genome shotgun sequence genome:
- the LOC138024006 gene encoding prolactin-releasing peptide receptor-like → MASGNCSSGNSSGSGVPSGNETSTPLPDKEQTNSQAEGLKLTLQVLLAFIGLIGNVSVIVVMRRLRKKKHTGNFYVQNLAVADLGILTVLFPLAIIKEKIPSNWPFGEFACRYLCPLAEIFYGASVWFVTVIALTRYRKVVAGASLLGQNKIKRILQGPKVFACGVWLLSFLVFSFPPYFFVTYRELPNHEGKLCYLQWPSPKMQSFYMGGVLTFFSFILPLLIMTLSYLRISHLIRESGLIAKDTPRPSKHEETEDKSLTSEAKVSRGRLKHDKFARRIVPPLVLLFTATMLPLSILRLATVIWPDIVKEQYFKTLFYVISVFVMLNSSVNPMIYAAVSKDFRKEIENLCRS, encoded by the coding sequence ATGGCATCTGGCAACTGCTCCAGTGGAAATTCTTCAGGTTCTGGCGTCCCCTCGGGAAACGAGACAAGTACACCACTCCCAGATAAAGAACAAACAAATTCGCAAGCTGAAGGATTGAAACTTACTCTTCAGGTACTTTTAGCTTTCATAGGCCTGATCGGCAATGTCTCTGTAATTGTAGTCATGCGAAGACTGAGAAAGAAGAAACATACAGGCAATTTTTATGTGCAAAATTTAGCAGTGGCGGATCTCGGTATCTTAACAGTTTTATTTCCACTTGCcattatcaaagaaaaaattccttcGAACTGGCCTTTTGGCGAGTTCGCTTGTCGCTATTTGTGTCCTCTGGCAGAAATATTCTACGGTGCGTCGGTTTGGTTTGTTACAGTCATTGCTTTGACACGATATCGCAAAGTTGTCGCAGGCGCATCGCTACTTGGCCAAAACAAGATCAAGAGGATTTTACAGGGACCAAaggtgtttgcctgtggtgtCTGGTTGCTATCGTTTCTCGTCTTTTCCTTTCCTCCATATTTCTTTGTTACATATCGCGAGCTCCCGAACCATGAAGGAAAATTGTGCTACCTCCAATGGCCTTCCCCGAAGATGCAAAGTTTTTACATGGGTGGAGTcttaacatttttttccttcatcttACCACTTCTCATTATGACCCTCAGTTATCTTCGCATATCACATCTTATCCGTGAAAGTGGTTTAATCGCCAAAGATACTCCGAGACCATCCAAGCACGAAGAAACGGAAGATAAATCCCTAACTTCTGAGGCCAAAGTTTCACGTGGTCGGCTTAAACACGACAAGTTCGCCAGGAGAATTGTTCCTCCGCTTGTCCTGCTATTCACAGCTACCATGCTTCCGTTAAGTATACTTCGCCTCGCGACTGTAATATGGCCCGACATTGTTAAAgaacaatattttaaaactcTGTTCTATGTAATATCTGTATTCGTTATGCTCAACTCTTCGGTGAATCCAATGATTTATGCTGCAGTTAGCAAAGACTTTCGTAAAGAGATCGAAAATTTATGCCGGTCTTGA